The following proteins are encoded in a genomic region of Candidatus Moraniibacteriota bacterium:
- a CDS encoding DMT family transporter has protein sequence MYWFILSLCSALSKSFSDVASKKVMQTMDVISVGCVARGLVAFIAFLIVAFQGIPNIGPAFIKAVIVSGLINVFTTFLSLKALKEGELSLVSPILVLSPVFLLITSPLINNQFPTILGTVGILFSMGGIYQMKIKEKKLGWIEPIKAIWRSKGVKSALIVAFLWSISANYDSVGTINSSPFFFILVVNFFIFACFLPFALIKKDFFTSIKKNFKGLAALSVFMTSEVGFQFAAFELAIVPYVISIKRTSALFSVFWGKQIFKEESEFKDRLSGAILVVIGLVLIKLFG, from the coding sequence ATGTATTGGTTTATATTATCGCTGTGTTCAGCATTAAGTAAATCTTTTTCTGATGTAGCTAGTAAAAAAGTCATGCAGACAATGGATGTCATTTCAGTTGGCTGTGTGGCTAGAGGCTTGGTTGCTTTCATAGCCTTTTTAATTGTTGCCTTTCAGGGTATTCCTAATATCGGTCCCGCATTTATAAAAGCAGTCATTGTAAGTGGATTAATAAATGTTTTCACAACTTTTCTCAGCTTGAAAGCTCTAAAGGAAGGTGAATTGTCTTTAGTATCACCAATTCTTGTCTTAAGTCCTGTTTTTCTTCTCATAACTTCCCCTCTAATTAACAACCAATTCCCTACAATTTTAGGAACAGTTGGAATTCTTTTTAGTATGGGCGGAATTTATCAAATGAAAATAAAAGAAAAAAAGCTTGGTTGGATAGAACCGATAAAAGCTATTTGGAGAAGTAAGGGAGTTAAATCAGCCCTAATAGTGGCTTTTTTATGGAGCATTTCTGCTAACTATGATTCCGTTGGCACAATAAATTCTTCTCCATTCTTTTTTATTCTAGTTGTTAATTTTTTTATCTTTGCCTGTTTTTTACCTTTTGCTTTAATTAAAAAAGATTTTTTTACATCAATTAAGAAAAATTTTAAAGGGCTAGCTGCCTTATCTGTTTTCATGACAAGTGAAGTTGGCTTCCAATTTGCTGCTTTTGAACTTGCAATTGTACCTTATGTAATTTCAATAAAAAGAACTAGCGCACTTTTTTCTGTTTTTTGGGGAAAACAAATATTCAAAGAAGAGAGCGAATTTAAAGATAGACTCAGTGGGGCTATTTTAGTTGTTATAGGTTTAGTTTTAATAAAATTATTCGGATAA
- the secF gene encoding protein translocase subunit SecF — translation MYNIIDKMKYAYAFSIILTILSVVSLFVWGLKYDIDFTGGTRMGVKFTNQIPEKNEIADILKDLNLGSLTMQNSENNTMFIRYAVEDDQINENVWKNIKEKYPEATQVSVDFTNSSVSKELKSKSLQAIAFAIVMIMAYIAWAFRKVSRPVESWKYGLGAVIALAHDIIITTGIFSGLGHFYGVEVGIPFIAALLTILGFSVHDTIVVYDRTRENLLKSSNKELFPDIVNKSLNETLVRSINTSLTVIITLLAIYIFGGASIKFFALALLVGITFGTYSSIFIASSLLVTFYNLTLKNK, via the coding sequence ATGTATAACATTATTGATAAAATGAAATATGCTTATGCATTCTCGATAATACTTACAATATTAAGTGTTGTGAGTTTATTTGTGTGGGGACTTAAATATGATATAGATTTCACTGGGGGTACGCGTATGGGCGTAAAATTTACCAATCAAATTCCGGAAAAAAATGAAATTGCAGATATACTCAAGGATTTAAATTTGGGAAGCTTGACTATGCAGAACTCAGAAAACAATACCATGTTTATCCGTTATGCAGTTGAAGATGACCAAATAAATGAAAATGTTTGGAAAAATATAAAAGAAAAATACCCGGAAGCTACACAAGTAAGTGTTGATTTTACTAATTCTTCTGTTTCTAAAGAATTAAAATCTAAATCTCTTCAGGCAATTGCATTTGCTATAGTTATGATTATGGCTTATATAGCCTGGGCATTCCGCAAGGTTTCTCGCCCGGTTGAATCCTGGAAATACGGATTAGGGGCCGTGATTGCTCTGGCTCATGATATTATAATTACAACCGGAATATTTTCCGGGCTGGGACATTTTTATGGCGTTGAAGTTGGAATACCATTTATTGCAGCTTTGCTAACGATTCTAGGTTTTTCAGTGCATGATACAATTGTGGTTTATGATAGAACCAGGGAAAATCTTTTAAAAAGCTCCAATAAAGAACTTTTTCCAGATATAGTTAATAAGAGCTTAAATGAAACATTGGTTCGTTCAATCAATACTTCTTTGACAGTTATAATTACCCTGTTAGCCATTTATATTTTTGGTGGAGCATCTATAAAATTTTTCGCGCTCGCATTGCTAGTTGGCATAACTTTTGGAACATATTCATCTATATTTATAGCTTCTTCACTTTTGGTAACATTTTACAATTTAACCTTAAAAAATAAATAA
- the secD gene encoding protein translocase subunit SecD gives MNIKQKLQLKFAGIVILFVVCAVMAYPQAVKNIPSVYDKINKLNMKLGLDLQGGIHLEYKADVSKIDSSKISDAMQAAQDVIERRVNAFGVGEPLVQTTKKGDDNRVIIELPGVTDIEEAKKKIKDAPLLEFKEEGEPDSQITQMFEQMNAQSKKKAEEILTQAKEKEISFEQLAKDNSQDPGSKEKGGDLGFVKKSTFVPEFDKVIFEGNMQPGEIYSSLVETQFGWHIIKFIESRGEGDEKEVHVQHILFGKQNAAQYEEFKYKDTGLTGKNLKNATAQYSQGQGLGEPEVALQFDDEGTKLFAELTKKNLGKKIAIFLDGQLQIAPTVQAEITNGQAVITGNYTFKEAKDIADRLNQGALPVPLTLVGQQSVEATLGADSLKSILIAGAIGMAAVIIFMLVFYRFLGFVASLSLLIYTVLMITIFKLTGITLTLSGIAGFVLSIGMAVDANILIFERTKEEIRSGRNIPNSLDEGFKRAWTSIRDGNISSLLTAGILYFMGTGFVKGFAASLFIGVAISMFTAITITRTMLKFIIGEWIHERVWMVGVNKKSIKE, from the coding sequence ATGAATATAAAACAGAAATTACAACTTAAATTTGCCGGAATCGTGATTTTGTTTGTGGTTTGTGCAGTTATGGCATATCCTCAGGCGGTAAAAAATATACCGTCTGTTTATGATAAAATTAATAAATTAAACATGAAGCTAGGTCTTGATTTACAGGGAGGAATTCACCTGGAATATAAAGCCGATGTTTCCAAAATAGATTCTTCCAAAATTTCTGATGCTATGCAGGCTGCACAAGATGTAATTGAGCGTCGAGTAAATGCTTTCGGCGTCGGAGAACCTTTAGTCCAGACTACAAAAAAAGGGGATGATAATCGGGTCATTATAGAGCTTCCTGGGGTTACTGATATTGAGGAAGCAAAAAAGAAAATAAAAGATGCACCATTGCTTGAATTCAAGGAAGAAGGAGAACCTGATTCTCAGATCACACAAATGTTCGAGCAAATGAATGCACAGTCAAAAAAGAAAGCCGAGGAAATACTTACTCAGGCTAAGGAAAAAGAAATAAGTTTCGAACAATTAGCCAAGGATAACAGTCAGGATCCAGGATCAAAAGAAAAAGGAGGGGATTTAGGTTTTGTAAAAAAATCCACATTTGTTCCAGAATTCGACAAAGTCATTTTTGAAGGCAATATGCAACCCGGAGAAATATATTCAAGTTTAGTTGAAACTCAGTTTGGATGGCATATCATAAAATTCATTGAATCCAGAGGCGAAGGTGATGAAAAGGAAGTTCATGTCCAGCATATACTTTTTGGCAAACAGAATGCAGCGCAGTATGAAGAATTCAAATATAAAGACACAGGTCTTACCGGGAAAAACTTGAAAAATGCCACAGCTCAATATTCACAAGGCCAAGGTTTGGGAGAACCAGAAGTAGCTTTACAATTTGATGATGAGGGGACAAAATTATTTGCAGAACTGACAAAGAAAAATCTTGGCAAAAAAATAGCTATTTTCCTGGATGGGCAATTGCAAATAGCTCCAACTGTTCAGGCTGAAATTACAAATGGGCAAGCTGTAATTACAGGAAATTATACATTTAAAGAAGCTAAGGATATAGCCGATAGATTGAACCAAGGAGCACTTCCTGTACCGCTGACATTAGTTGGACAGCAAAGCGTGGAAGCAACACTCGGAGCAGATTCATTGAAAAGTATTTTAATTGCCGGTGCAATTGGAATGGCTGCAGTAATTATTTTCATGTTAGTGTTTTATAGATTTTTAGGATTTGTAGCTTCATTGTCTTTGCTTATTTATACCGTTTTAATGATAACAATATTTAAACTAACAGGGATAACATTAACATTATCTGGAATTGCCGGTTTTGTACTTTCTATTGGTATGGCAGTGGATGCTAATATTCTTATTTTTGAACGCACTAAAGAAGAAATAAGGAGTGGCAGAAATATTCCTAATTCACTGGACGAGGGATTTAAACGAGCTTGGACATCAATTCGTGACGGTAATATTTCTTCGCTCCTGACTGCCGGCATACTTTATTTTATGGGAACAGGATTTGTTAAGGGATTTGCCGCTTCATTATTTATAGGAGTTGCAATTTCTATGTTTACAGCTATCACAATTACGCGGACAATGCTGAAATTTATCATTGGTGAATGGATACATGAAAGAGTCTGGATGGTTGGAGTAAATAAAAAAAGCATTAAAGAATAA
- a CDS encoding NUDIX domain-containing protein, with amino-acid sequence MKNKKFKPKKGQIDYTNARWTPVINCVLKYGNRILLVQRNKNLNFYPGYWNGISGFLDDKRSLKEKVCDEIGEELGISKNKIKSIKIGEIFDQEERKYKKTWIVHPVLVEVKTNEIKLDWEAENFKWIYMKNIKKLRLLPGFSNVIKSLSKYI; translated from the coding sequence ATGAAAAATAAAAAATTTAAACCAAAAAAGGGGCAGATTGATTATACTAATGCAAGATGGACACCAGTGATAAATTGTGTGCTTAAATATGGCAATAGAATTTTATTAGTTCAAAGAAATAAAAATCTTAATTTTTATCCTGGTTATTGGAATGGAATTTCAGGTTTTTTAGATGATAAAAGAAGCCTAAAGGAAAAAGTTTGCGATGAAATAGGGGAAGAGCTGGGAATTTCCAAAAACAAAATAAAAAGCATAAAAATTGGAGAAATTTTCGATCAGGAAGAGAGAAAATATAAAAAAACTTGGATAGTCCACCCTGTTTTAGTTGAAGTGAAAACCAATGAAATAAAGCTTGACTGGGAAGCAGAAAATTTCAAATGGATTTATATGAAAAATATAAAAAAACTAAGGTTATTACCAGGGTTTAGTAATGTTATAAAAAGTTTATCAAAGTATATTTAG
- the secA gene encoding preprotein translocase subunit SecA has product MEFLTKIFGSNEREIRKLQPIVDSINALEKTISALSDEELKNKRKELKEKLDKGKTLDDILPEAFAVVREVAKRIIGERHYDVQLMGGIALHRGTITEMKTGEGKTLTSTLAIYLNALEGKGVHVVTVNDYLAKRDCNWMGSVYYALGLSTACIMHDVSYLYEPKVVDKEEVSVEMENLKEITRREAYAADITYGTNNEFGFDYLRDNMVQSFEQMAQRPDSNGGLNYAIVDEVDSILIDEARTPLIISAPDSESTKLYQRFAQIVPRLKEREDYEVDEKMKAATLTEAGISKVEKELGVGNIYELGKINYVHHLEQSLKAEVIFKRDRDYVVKEGQVIIVDDFTGRLMEGRRYSDGLHQAIEAKERVEVQKESRTLATITFQNYFRMYKKLAGMTGTASTSAEEFSKVYKLDVLEIPTNKQMIRQDLPDVVYKTEKGKFDAITQFIKELNKKGQPILVGTIAIEKSEYLSALLDREGIKHEVLNAKHHEKEALIVANAGQKGAVTIATNMAGRGTDIKLGEGVREVGGLCIIGTERHEARRIDNQLRGRAGRQGDPGTSQFYVSLEDELMRRFGGDKLKNMMDTLGLPEDQPIQNSIISKTIESAQSKIEGYNFDIRKHVLDYDDVMNKQREVVYKKRKEILAAEEVRNEMMSYINEEIERNISMHSLGEEYEWNTEIISAEIQNIFPFSDQDKKKIEQIRDDKSKNVAEKISLMTEYVMGKAKEAYIQKEKEIGAENFKQVEKAIILQTIDTLWMNHLDEIDYLRQGIGLRGYGQRDPLVEYKREAFHLFSHLMENVRSTAVRTIFRISLVPNQMQAQAQPKNIQYKGAEENQEQFGAARENDANEAPAQQKPIINENKVGRNDPCPCGSGKKYKKCCGK; this is encoded by the coding sequence ATGGAATTTTTAACTAAAATCTTTGGATCAAATGAAAGGGAAATAAGAAAACTGCAACCCATTGTAGATTCTATTAACGCGCTTGAGAAAACAATTAGCGCTCTTTCAGATGAAGAATTAAAAAATAAAAGAAAAGAACTTAAAGAAAAGCTTGATAAAGGTAAAACTCTGGATGATATTCTTCCGGAAGCTTTTGCTGTTGTGCGGGAAGTTGCAAAGAGAATTATCGGTGAACGCCACTATGATGTGCAACTCATGGGCGGAATTGCTTTGCATAGAGGGACAATAACAGAAATGAAAACTGGCGAAGGAAAAACTTTAACTTCAACATTGGCAATATACCTTAATGCGCTGGAAGGCAAAGGAGTGCATGTAGTTACAGTTAATGATTATCTGGCGAAACGCGACTGTAATTGGATGGGTAGCGTATACTATGCTCTTGGACTTTCAACAGCTTGCATAATGCATGATGTCTCCTATTTATATGAACCAAAAGTTGTTGATAAAGAGGAAGTTAGTGTAGAAATGGAAAATCTCAAAGAAATTACCCGGCGTGAAGCTTATGCAGCTGATATAACTTATGGAACCAACAATGAATTTGGATTTGACTATCTGCGCGACAATATGGTGCAGAGTTTTGAACAAATGGCACAAAGACCGGACTCAAATGGGGGACTAAATTATGCCATTGTTGACGAAGTTGACTCAATTTTGATTGATGAAGCCAGAACTCCTTTAATTATTTCTGCACCCGACAGTGAATCAACAAAATTATACCAGCGTTTTGCCCAAATTGTTCCAAGACTCAAGGAAAGAGAGGATTATGAAGTGGATGAAAAAATGAAAGCAGCTACACTGACAGAAGCTGGCATTTCCAAGGTGGAAAAAGAACTAGGAGTCGGAAATATTTATGAGCTGGGGAAAATAAATTATGTCCATCATTTAGAGCAATCTCTTAAAGCTGAAGTTATTTTTAAGCGCGATCGCGATTACGTTGTAAAAGAAGGACAAGTAATAATTGTTGATGATTTTACCGGACGCTTAATGGAGGGCAGGAGATATAGCGATGGTCTCCATCAAGCTATTGAAGCTAAAGAAAGAGTGGAAGTCCAAAAAGAATCAAGAACGCTGGCAACGATCACATTTCAGAATTATTTTAGGATGTATAAAAAATTAGCCGGCATGACAGGAACAGCTTCCACCAGCGCGGAGGAATTTTCAAAAGTATATAAGTTAGATGTACTGGAGATTCCAACCAACAAGCAAATGATTCGTCAGGATCTTCCGGACGTGGTGTATAAAACTGAAAAAGGAAAATTCGATGCGATTACTCAGTTTATTAAAGAACTTAATAAAAAAGGCCAACCGATTTTGGTTGGTACTATTGCCATTGAAAAATCTGAGTATCTTAGCGCGCTCCTTGATCGAGAAGGTATTAAACATGAAGTTTTAAATGCTAAGCATCATGAAAAAGAAGCTCTAATTGTGGCAAATGCTGGACAAAAGGGAGCTGTAACTATTGCCACAAATATGGCAGGACGAGGAACTGACATAAAACTTGGTGAAGGCGTTAGGGAGGTAGGCGGGCTTTGTATAATCGGTACAGAACGTCATGAAGCCAGACGTATTGATAATCAGCTCCGGGGACGCGCAGGACGACAAGGTGACCCTGGAACCAGCCAATTCTATGTTTCGCTTGAAGATGAGCTTATGCGCAGATTTGGTGGCGATAAATTGAAAAATATGATGGATACGCTTGGGCTTCCGGAAGATCAGCCGATTCAGAATTCAATTATTTCAAAGACTATTGAGAGCGCACAATCAAAAATTGAAGGTTATAATTTTGATATTCGAAAACACGTTTTGGATTATGACGATGTGATGAATAAACAAAGAGAAGTTGTTTATAAAAAACGCAAGGAAATTTTAGCAGCCGAAGAAGTTAGAAATGAAATGATGAGTTATATTAACGAAGAAATCGAAAGAAATATTTCCATGCACTCTTTGGGGGAAGAATATGAATGGAATACAGAAATTATTTCAGCTGAAATCCAGAATATCTTTCCTTTTTCAGACCAAGATAAAAAGAAAATCGAACAAATACGCGATGATAAATCCAAAAATGTAGCGGAAAAAATTTCACTAATGACTGAATATGTCATGGGCAAAGCTAAAGAAGCTTATATTCAGAAAGAAAAAGAAATAGGAGCAGAAAATTTTAAACAAGTTGAAAAGGCTATAATACTGCAAACAATCGATACTCTATGGATGAATCATCTGGATGAAATTGATTATTTACGCCAGGGGATAGGTCTTAGAGGATACGGACAGCGCGATCCATTGGTTGAATATAAACGTGAGGCTTTCCATTTATTTTCTCATCTTATGGAAAATGTGCGTTCCACGGCTGTTAGGACTATTTTCAGGATTTCTTTAGTCCCAAATCAAATGCAAGCACAAGCTCAACCGAAAAATATACAGTATAAAGGAGCAGAAGAAAACCAGGAACAATTTGGTGCAGCCAGAGAAAATGACGCTAACGAAGCTCCTGCTCAGCAAAAACCAATCATAAATGAAAATAAAGTTGGACGAAACGATCCTTGTCCATGCGGATCAGGTAAGAAGTATAAAAAATGCTGCGGAAAATAA
- a CDS encoding DUF333 domain-containing protein, whose amino-acid sequence MLNKKIASEVSIGIISLLAIVVGGIFYWQNQKISEVDNKQPEQKACTMEAKLCDDGSYVGRTGPNCEFAPCPVASKQDIADSKQQMANPASVYCEQNGGKLEIRTAFDGGQTGYCKFSDGSECEEWAYFRKECETEKLDANQIKSQSINQWQQCKSKTITADTILSWNIKISDTNSFGGYYAKGFLNSNPVYPVHVIVKLDVQNLDQIKQRIIPGEIVALKGQCTGIETDGSIIFEVF is encoded by the coding sequence ATGCTTAATAAAAAAATCGCCAGTGAAGTTTCAATTGGGATAATTTCGCTTTTAGCTATAGTGGTCGGAGGAATATTTTATTGGCAGAACCAGAAGATATCAGAAGTTGATAATAAACAGCCAGAACAAAAAGCTTGTACCATGGAAGCCAAACTTTGCGATGACGGATCTTATGTCGGACGGACTGGACCGAATTGTGAATTTGCACCGTGCCCAGTGGCCAGTAAACAGGATATAGCAGACAGTAAACAGCAAATGGCAAATCCTGCTTCGGTTTATTGCGAACAGAATGGCGGCAAATTAGAAATCAGAACCGCGTTTGATGGAGGTCAAACCGGATACTGTAAATTTAGCGATGGGTCAGAATGCGAAGAATGGGCGTATTTTAGGAAAGAATGCGAGACTGAAAAATTGGATGCGAATCAGATAAAATCACAAAGCATTAATCAGTGGCAGCAATGCAAAAGTAAAACCATAACTGCAGATACAATTTTGTCTTGGAATATTAAAATTTCTGATACCAATTCTTTTGGAGGATATTACGCGAAAGGTTTTTTAAATAGCAATCCTGTCTATCCTGTGCATGTTATAGTAAAACTTGATGTTCAAAATTTGGATCAAATAAAACAAAGAATTATTCCTGGAGAAATAGTAGCTTTAAAGGGACAATGCACAGGTATTGAAACAGATGGTTCGATTATTTTTGAAGTATTTTAG
- a CDS encoding GNAT family N-acetyltransferase has translation MINNKRRLKPEIRIAKMSAKDINALLEMGKAHWKDESWLTKNYIKSSFVQPGTSYVAKSENKVIGGIIFVYEDIVKNWIRYLIVEKKYRRQGVGKSLLQKIFGKTKKGESIFLDTGTQDRGTIAFYQKLGFKKCGMVRSLYGNKSAYFLKKTIK, from the coding sequence ATGATTAACAATAAAAGAAGATTGAAGCCGGAAATAAGAATTGCAAAAATGTCAGCCAAAGATATCAATGCTTTACTGGAAATGGGCAAGGCTCACTGGAAGGATGAAAGTTGGCTTACAAAAAATTATATAAAATCCTCCTTTGTCCAGCCGGGCACAAGTTATGTGGCAAAATCTGAAAACAAAGTAATTGGAGGAATTATTTTTGTCTATGAAGATATTGTGAAAAACTGGATAAGGTATTTGATTGTTGAAAAAAAATACAGAAGACAGGGTGTGGGCAAATCATTGTTGCAAAAAATATTCGGCAAAACCAAGAAAGGCGAAAGCATTTTTCTTGATACTGGCACTCAAGACAGGGGAACAATTGCTTTTTATCAAAAGCTTGGTTTTAAAAAATGCGGAATGGTCAGGAGTCTTTATGGCAATAAGTCTGCATATTTTTTGAAAAAGACAATCAAATAA
- the raiA gene encoding ribosome-associated translation inhibitor RaiA, with product MITEKNMKFFYKGVEIDERTKKYVEKRLSTLDKFIDNILKTEVEIDLDKKGKFRVEVMIHTSRNLFRADNTTDSIEASTDMVVDELQDQMTHMKDKLRTLKKRGARSLKKKMVVDNGARF from the coding sequence ATGATCACAGAAAAAAACATGAAGTTTTTTTACAAGGGAGTTGAAATTGATGAACGCACTAAAAAATATGTAGAGAAAAGACTAAGCACTCTAGATAAGTTCATTGATAATATTTTAAAAACCGAGGTGGAAATAGATTTAGATAAAAAAGGAAAATTTAGAGTAGAGGTAATGATACACACCTCGCGTAATTTGTTCAGGGCTGATAATACAACAGACAGCATTGAAGCTTCAACTGATATGGTTGTGGACGAACTCCAGGATCAGATGACTCACATGAAAGACAAGCTCAGAACGCTCAAAAAACGCGGTGCTAGGTCACTGAAAAAGAAGATGGTGGTTGATAATGGTGCCAGATTTTAA
- the murB gene encoding UDP-N-acetylmuramate dehydrogenase: MLNIQKNIKMAIHTSFNIGGEARYFVEVVNENELEEALKYALENKIDFFVLGSGSNILISDNGFDGIIIKLKTEDLKLKVNENNSIECFAGESLAKIVNFARDNSLSGLEWAVGIPGTVGGAVRGNAGAFGGDMQNIVDRVECIYTDDNLKKKIFSAKECQFAYRNSLFKKNPDLIIASVIFKLKEGNREEINNKMRNIILQRKEKNPRESKNAGSFFVNPVINNKKLLEEFEKDSGKKNINNIIPAGWLIQEAGLSGKQIGGAAVSEKHANFIVNIGNATAEDVIMLASIIKQKVRTKFGVQLVEEVKLLGF, translated from the coding sequence ATGTTGAATATCCAAAAAAACATAAAAATGGCTATCCATACAAGCTTTAACATTGGCGGAGAGGCCCGATATTTTGTAGAAGTTGTGAATGAAAATGAACTCGAAGAAGCTTTAAAGTACGCTTTAGAAAATAAAATTGATTTTTTTGTTCTGGGTAGTGGAAGTAATATATTAATAAGCGATAATGGATTTGATGGAATAATCATAAAATTAAAAACAGAAGATTTAAAGTTAAAAGTTAATGAAAATAATTCAATAGAATGTTTTGCGGGCGAAAGTTTGGCAAAAATAGTAAATTTTGCCAGAGATAACTCTTTATCAGGTCTGGAGTGGGCCGTTGGAATTCCTGGAACAGTTGGGGGAGCTGTTAGGGGAAATGCCGGAGCTTTTGGTGGAGACATGCAAAATATAGTTGATAGAGTCGAATGCATTTATACTGATGATAATTTAAAAAAGAAAATTTTTTCAGCTAAAGAATGTCAATTTGCGTACAGGAATAGTTTATTTAAAAAAAATCCAGATTTAATAATTGCTTCCGTGATCTTTAAACTAAAAGAAGGCAATAGAGAAGAAATTAATAATAAAATGAGGAATATTATACTGCAAAGGAAAGAAAAAAATCCAAGGGAATCAAAAAATGCAGGATCTTTTTTTGTAAATCCAGTCATAAACAATAAAAAATTATTGGAAGAATTCGAAAAAGACAGTGGAAAAAAAAATATAAATAATATAATCCCAGCTGGCTGGCTGATTCAGGAAGCCGGATTATCAGGAAAACAAATTGGAGGAGCGGCCGTCAGCGAAAAACATGCCAATTTTATTGTTAATATAGGAAATGCTACAGCCGAAGATGTTATAATGTTAGCAAGTATTATAAAGCAAAAAGTCAGGACTAAATTTGGGGTACAACTGGTTGAAGAGGTAAAGCTTTTAGGATTTTAA